Proteins encoded within one genomic window of Halobacteroides halobius DSM 5150:
- a CDS encoding deoxyribonuclease IV, giving the protein MKFGIHASIAGGIDQAVLRAAKLECGTLQIFSTNPRGWKSREISDDEVSKLQHNLVENNIAPLVIHTPYLLNLASPKEELYNKSITALKQGVKRADKLGAKYLVLHPGSHTGSGIEAGIKRIGAGLKQVISETKPEVMILLENVAGRGTSIGASFEELAKIISLVDDSKKLGICFDTCHGFAAGYDLRNKNEVDKILSQVDSIFGIDKLGVIHANDSKGAFDSNKDRHEHIGQGKIGLSGFRNLLNHPLLTDKTVILETPVNDEGNDKHNLATLRSLVN; this is encoded by the coding sequence ATGAAATTTGGCATACATGCTTCAATTGCTGGTGGGATTGATCAGGCAGTTCTTAGAGCTGCTAAATTAGAGTGTGGTACACTACAGATTTTTTCTACAAATCCTAGAGGATGGAAGTCAAGAGAGATAAGTGACGATGAAGTAAGCAAGTTGCAGCATAATTTAGTGGAGAATAATATAGCCCCACTTGTGATACATACTCCTTATTTATTAAATTTAGCTTCACCTAAAGAGGAATTATATAATAAATCAATTACAGCTTTAAAGCAAGGGGTTAAAAGAGCAGATAAATTAGGAGCTAAGTATCTTGTGTTACATCCAGGTAGTCATACAGGCTCAGGAATTGAGGCTGGCATAAAAAGAATTGGCGCCGGTTTAAAGCAAGTTATTTCTGAGACTAAGCCAGAGGTTATGATCCTATTAGAAAATGTAGCAGGAAGAGGGACATCTATAGGAGCTTCATTTGAAGAGTTAGCAAAGATTATTTCGTTGGTTGATGATTCTAAAAAGTTAGGAATTTGTTTTGATACTTGCCATGGTTTTGCAGCTGGTTATGACTTAAGAAATAAAAATGAAGTTGATAAGATTTTATCTCAAGTTGATAGTATCTTTGGGATAGACAAGCTGGGGGTTATCCATGCTAATGACTCTAAAGGAGCTTTTGATTCTAATAAGGACCGGCATGAACACATTGGCCAAGGGAAGATTGGATTATCAGGTTTTAGAAATTTATTAAATCATCCTTTGCTAACAGATAAAACAGTTATTTTAGAGACGCCAGTAAATGATGAGGGTAATGATAAACATAATTTAGCTACTCTTCGTAGTTTAGTAAATTAA
- the rbfA gene encoding 30S ribosome-binding factor RbfA, protein MSHHRQQRVASLIKKLVSELLQKEIKDPRIGFVSVTDVEVSGDLRHAKVFVSILDGDKEETMEALQSAEGFVRTEIGNEIRLRHTPEVIFRYDDSIEKGARIFEILEDINQDETDEE, encoded by the coding sequence ATGAGTCACCATCGTCAACAGCGAGTAGCATCTTTAATAAAAAAGTTAGTTAGTGAATTATTACAAAAAGAAATTAAAGATCCTCGAATTGGTTTTGTATCAGTTACTGATGTTGAAGTTTCTGGTGACTTACGCCATGCTAAAGTATTTGTTAGTATTTTAGATGGTGATAAGGAAGAAACAATGGAAGCTTTACAATCTGCTGAAGGGTTTGTACGAACTGAAATAGGTAATGAAATTAGATTGCGACATACTCCTGAGGTTATTTTTAGATATGATGATTCAATTGAAAAGGGAGCTAGAATCTTTGAGATATTAGAAGATATCAATCAGGATGAAACAGATGAAGAATGA
- a CDS encoding LysM peptidoglycan-binding domain-containing protein: MSRKLTIVVSLVMLVIMLSVMNVQAASFNYYGVQSGDTLYELANQFKTSVQKLKDINSLETNYLYVGQKLKVPVDNSSKLYTVKSGDTLYELANQFKISVQKLKDINSLETNYLYVGQKLKVPVDNSSKLYTVQSGDTLYELANQFKTSVQKLKDINRLETNYLYVGQKLKLPQAKVIQATASLNEKTKVKISQEELKLLTRAVYSEARGEPYSGQVAVAAVILNRVEHAGFPDTIRGVIFEPWAFTAVHNGQYWLNPNKTARKAALDAVKGWDPTGGAIFYYNPAKVTSNWIYTREVVKKIGDHYFAI; this comes from the coding sequence TTGTCGCGTAAATTGACTATTGTAGTTAGTTTAGTTATGCTGGTAATTATGTTATCTGTTATGAATGTACAAGCTGCTTCCTTTAATTATTATGGAGTTCAGTCGGGAGATACGTTATATGAGTTAGCAAATCAATTTAAGACATCAGTACAAAAGTTAAAAGATATTAACAGCTTAGAGACTAACTATCTTTATGTGGGCCAAAAGTTAAAAGTCCCAGTAGATAATAGTAGTAAATTATACACAGTCAAATCAGGAGATACGTTATACGAGTTAGCAAATCAATTTAAGATATCTGTACAAAAGCTAAAAGATATTAATAGCTTAGAGACTAACTATCTTTATGTGGGCCAAAAGTTAAAAGTCCCAGTGGATAATAGTAGTAAACTATATACAGTTCAGTCGGGAGATACGTTATACGAGTTAGCAAATCAATTTAAGACATCGGTACAAAAGTTAAAAGATATTAACAGATTAGAGACTAATTATCTTTATGTGGGCCAAAAGCTGAAGTTGCCGCAAGCTAAAGTTATTCAAGCTACTGCTAGTCTTAATGAAAAGACTAAGGTTAAGATATCACAAGAAGAATTAAAGTTATTAACTAGAGCTGTTTATTCTGAAGCAAGAGGAGAACCATATAGTGGCCAAGTAGCTGTAGCAGCTGTAATTTTAAATAGAGTTGAGCATGCTGGATTTCCTGATACAATAAGAGGTGTGATCTTTGAACCTTGGGCTTTTACAGCTGTTCATAATGGCCAATACTGGTTAAACCCAAATAAGACTGCTAGAAAAGCAGCACTGGATGCTGTTAAAGGTTGGGACCCTACTGGAGGAGCTATTTTTTATTATAATCCAGCCAAGGTAACTTCTAATTGGATTTATACCAGAGAAGTAGTCAAAAAAATTGGAGATCATTATTTTGCAATTTAA
- a CDS encoding DHH family phosphoesterase has protein sequence MKNDTIAEIKELILDYDKFLVTGHIGPDGDSIGSILALKLALEQLGKVVEVVIADELPDCFSFLSSSTSIKEYDTELEVDFDLVFVLDCGTWDRIAEVEELVDEQIIVNLDHHSDNTYFGDYNFVKEVAATAELIYHLIEVTPQLDLNQDIATAIITALITDTGSFRYSNTTSRTHQIAAQLLEYDVDTAYISRQIFGTNSYENLKLRGQLLRNLQVDKSGKIAWMKISQELLDDVGTTLDDTAGIVNYPRSLEGAEVGLLFKEQASQEIKVSLRSNSYLPVNEVAHKFGGGGHARAAGCLIEDTLEQAEEKIITALAKALEKYSATV, from the coding sequence ATGAAGAATGATACAATAGCTGAGATTAAGGAACTTATATTAGACTATGATAAATTTTTAGTGACTGGTCATATTGGCCCTGATGGAGATAGTATAGGTTCAATTTTAGCTTTAAAATTAGCTTTAGAGCAGTTAGGAAAAGTAGTTGAAGTAGTAATAGCTGATGAACTTCCTGACTGTTTCTCCTTTTTATCTTCAAGTACCTCTATTAAAGAGTATGATACTGAATTAGAAGTAGATTTTGATCTTGTTTTTGTACTCGATTGTGGTACTTGGGATAGGATTGCAGAAGTAGAAGAATTAGTTGATGAGCAAATAATAGTTAATCTTGACCATCATAGTGATAATACTTATTTTGGGGATTATAATTTTGTTAAAGAAGTTGCAGCAACGGCAGAATTAATTTATCACCTAATAGAAGTAACTCCTCAGTTAGATTTAAATCAAGATATAGCTACTGCTATAATAACAGCTTTAATAACTGATACTGGATCATTTCGTTATTCTAATACAACTAGTAGGACACATCAAATTGCAGCTCAATTATTAGAGTATGATGTTGATACTGCATATATTTCTAGACAAATATTTGGGACTAATTCATATGAAAACTTAAAGCTAAGAGGTCAACTATTACGCAATTTACAGGTTGATAAATCAGGTAAAATCGCTTGGATGAAAATTAGCCAAGAGCTATTAGATGATGTTGGAACTACTTTAGATGATACAGCTGGAATAGTTAATTATCCTAGAAGTCTAGAGGGAGCCGAGGTAGGTTTATTATTTAAAGAACAGGCCTCCCAAGAAATTAAGGTTAGTTTACGTTCTAATTCTTATCTGCCAGTTAATGAAGTTGCTCATAAGTTTGGTGGAGGAGGGCATGCTAGGGCTGCCGGCTGTTTAATAGAAGATACTTTAGAGCAAGCTGAAGAAAAAATAATTACAGCACTTGCTAAAGCTTTAGAGAAATATTCAGCTACTGTTTAA
- a CDS encoding N-acetylmuramoyl-L-alanine amidase family protein yields MKRRLYFISIPIIMLILISIFLLSSGITWVIKSKPTTSQLKRTIIIDAGHGGVDPGTHKNGVLEKNINLAIAKKLANFLSRGNFNLIMTRTEDRLYQDDRNKDIRHRVKVANQNKADLLVSIHVNSFPSSSSFGGQTFYASDDKQGKKLAAAIQKQLIAIQPQNHRQIKSASYYLLKKTKIPAVIIEVGFISNSQDRNRITNPKKQEKIARAIGKGVINYLNNQLEN; encoded by the coding sequence ATGAAAAGAAGACTTTATTTTATTTCTATTCCAATTATTATGTTAATATTAATTAGTATTTTTTTATTAAGTTCTGGAATTACATGGGTGATCAAAAGCAAACCTACTACTTCACAACTTAAAAGAACAATTATAATTGACGCTGGACACGGAGGAGTTGATCCAGGTACACATAAAAATGGAGTGTTAGAGAAAAATATCAATCTAGCTATCGCTAAAAAATTAGCTAATTTTCTAAGTCGAGGTAATTTTAACTTAATCATGACTCGCACAGAAGATAGATTATATCAAGATGATCGTAATAAAGATATTCGACATCGGGTTAAAGTAGCAAACCAAAATAAAGCAGATCTATTAGTTAGCATTCATGTTAATAGTTTTCCTAGCTCCAGCTCTTTTGGGGGCCAAACTTTCTATGCTTCTGATGATAAACAAGGAAAAAAACTAGCAGCAGCAATTCAAAAGCAATTAATAGCAATTCAACCCCAAAATCATCGTCAAATTAAATCAGCCTCTTACTATCTTTTAAAAAAGACTAAAATTCCTGCTGTAATTATAGAAGTTGGATTCATTAGTAACTCCCAAGACCGTAATAGAATTACAAACCCCAAAAAACAAGAAAAAATTGCTCGCGCAATTGGAAAAGGGGTTATTAATTACTTAAATAACCAACTAGAAAATTAA
- the pnp gene encoding polyribonucleotide nucleotidyltransferase, with product MAQKWSMELGGSNLTIETGELAQQANGSVLVRYGDTVVLVTATMSDPRPGINYFPLMVNYEERLYAVGKIPGGFIKREGRPSDAATLTARLIDRPLRPLFPEGFRHDVQVVATVLSVDSDNAPDIAAMIGASAALAISDIPFEAPIGGVRVGLVDGEYMINPTIAQMKETKIDLTVAGTEEAVMMVEAGANEATEEEVIEAIEFGHQTIKEIVKLEKEMVAEIGKEKADVELEIIDRPEIEEEVKDYVGDDLKEALQTKVKAKRSKQISAVKEDTKKYFADKYDDAEDLDEIKEVVSNTLDKIIKNVIRSLVIEEGTRIDGRDLDEVRPIWSKVDLLPRAHGSGVFTRGQTQAMTVATLGAVGDEQVLDGLEEKESKRYMHHYNFPPYSVGETNPLRSPGRREIGHGTLGERALRPMIPNSDEFPYTLRLVSEVLSSNGSTSQASICGSTLALMDAGVPIKAPVSGIAMGLIKADDEVAILTDIQGIEDHNGDMDFKVAGTKDGITALQLDIKIKGISKEILARGLEQARKGRLHILDKMLETIDQPRTEKSEYAPAIMTLKIDEDKIKDVIGKGGKTIKGIIDETGVKIDIEDDGTIYIAAEDQASGKEARKIIENLTKEIEVGQYHMGTVKRTTDFGAFVEIVPGKEGLLHISELADRHVKKVENIVKKDDELLVKVIDIDDRGRISLSRKQALEEQEERENN from the coding sequence ATGGCACAAAAATGGTCAATGGAGCTTGGCGGTTCCAATTTAACAATTGAAACAGGAGAATTGGCTCAACAAGCTAATGGGTCAGTTTTAGTACGTTATGGTGATACCGTAGTATTAGTTACGGCAACTATGTCTGATCCAAGACCTGGAATTAATTATTTTCCTTTAATGGTTAACTATGAAGAAAGATTATATGCTGTAGGAAAGATTCCAGGAGGTTTTATTAAACGAGAGGGTAGACCGAGTGATGCGGCAACATTAACTGCAAGATTGATTGATCGTCCGTTACGTCCTTTATTTCCAGAAGGATTTAGACATGATGTTCAGGTAGTAGCTACTGTTTTATCAGTTGATTCAGATAATGCTCCAGATATTGCAGCTATGATTGGAGCTTCTGCTGCGTTAGCAATCTCTGATATTCCATTTGAAGCACCAATTGGTGGGGTTAGAGTAGGTTTGGTTGATGGAGAATATATGATTAATCCTACTATAGCACAAATGAAAGAAACTAAGATTGATTTAACGGTTGCAGGAACTGAAGAGGCAGTTATGATGGTAGAAGCTGGTGCTAATGAAGCAACAGAAGAGGAAGTAATTGAAGCTATTGAATTTGGGCATCAAACAATCAAGGAAATTGTTAAATTAGAAAAAGAAATGGTAGCTGAAATCGGAAAAGAAAAAGCTGATGTTGAATTAGAGATTATAGATCGACCAGAAATTGAAGAAGAAGTCAAAGACTATGTTGGAGATGATTTAAAAGAAGCTTTACAAACTAAAGTTAAAGCTAAAAGAAGTAAGCAAATTAGTGCGGTTAAAGAAGATACCAAAAAATACTTTGCTGACAAATATGATGATGCAGAAGATTTAGATGAAATTAAAGAGGTAGTCAGTAATACATTAGATAAGATTATAAAGAATGTAATTAGAAGCTTGGTTATTGAAGAAGGTACTCGAATTGATGGACGAGATTTAGATGAGGTGCGTCCAATTTGGAGTAAAGTTGATCTATTACCTCGAGCTCATGGGTCTGGAGTCTTTACTCGGGGCCAAACTCAAGCAATGACAGTAGCTACTTTAGGTGCTGTAGGGGATGAGCAAGTTTTAGATGGGTTAGAAGAAAAAGAATCTAAACGATATATGCATCATTATAATTTTCCTCCTTATAGTGTAGGGGAGACTAATCCATTACGCTCACCAGGCAGAAGAGAAATTGGACATGGTACTTTAGGAGAGAGGGCTTTAAGGCCAATGATTCCAAATAGTGATGAATTCCCATATACACTTAGATTAGTTTCTGAAGTATTATCTTCTAATGGTTCTACTTCACAGGCTAGTATTTGTGGAAGTACTTTAGCTTTAATGGATGCAGGAGTTCCAATTAAGGCTCCAGTATCAGGAATTGCTATGGGACTAATTAAAGCAGATGATGAAGTTGCTATTTTAACTGATATCCAAGGAATAGAAGATCACAATGGTGATATGGACTTTAAAGTAGCAGGAACTAAAGATGGAATTACTGCTTTACAATTAGATATTAAAATCAAAGGTATTTCTAAGGAAATATTAGCCAGAGGTTTAGAGCAAGCTAGAAAAGGTAGACTTCATATTTTAGATAAAATGTTAGAGACAATAGACCAACCTAGAACTGAAAAATCTGAATATGCTCCTGCAATTATGACTTTAAAGATTGATGAAGATAAGATTAAAGATGTAATTGGAAAAGGTGGTAAGACGATTAAGGGAATTATTGATGAAACAGGAGTTAAGATTGATATAGAAGATGATGGAACTATCTATATAGCCGCTGAAGATCAGGCAAGCGGTAAAGAAGCTAGAAAGATAATTGAGAATTTAACAAAAGAAATTGAAGTAGGGCAATATCATATGGGGACAGTAAAACGAACTACTGATTTTGGAGCTTTTGTAGAAATCGTCCCTGGAAAAGAAGGTTTACTTCATATTTCTGAATTAGCTGACCGACATGTTAAGAAAGTAGAGAATATTGTTAAAAAAGATGATGAGTTGTTAGTTAAAGTAATTGATATTGATGATCGAGGTAGAATTAGTTTATCCCGTAAGCAAGCGTTAGAAGAGCAAGAAGAGCGTGAGAATAATTAA
- a CDS encoding cell wall hydrolase, with protein MRKSLVMVLLCLMFVLLISQTGLATPRFAVKIIYTVQQGDALVELANQFGVSVRRIRRVNGLNKSEFIRYGQKLVIPQETSILSSEVSKNENLYYSFYRPQERLAKYKLDCNGKYEVTIVKETTPNIDTSDLRTLEYYIKRGDNLYELANEFNTSVAVVKKINNLDSNIIRLGKKIELPINNLTPKEVIYRTISDREFELLARLIHAESRGEPYIGQVAVGAVLLNRVISPSFPDNIRDVIYQPGQFSPVANGQINLEPNATSYRAARAALRGQDPTRGACYFYNPDTARYLWWFETREIVVEIGNHVFAK; from the coding sequence GTGAGAAAATCATTGGTAATGGTTTTGTTATGTCTTATGTTTGTTTTGCTAATCAGTCAAACAGGTTTAGCAACCCCAAGATTTGCGGTAAAAATAATTTATACTGTTCAACAGGGAGATGCATTAGTAGAATTAGCTAATCAATTTGGTGTTAGCGTAAGAAGAATTAGAAGGGTTAATGGTTTGAATAAGAGTGAATTTATAAGGTATGGTCAAAAGTTAGTAATACCTCAAGAAACTAGTATTCTATCTAGTGAGGTTTCTAAGAATGAGAACCTTTATTATTCTTTTTATCGTCCCCAAGAGAGGTTGGCCAAATATAAGTTAGATTGTAACGGAAAATATGAGGTTACCATTGTTAAGGAGACTACTCCAAATATTGATACTAGTGATCTAAGAACTTTAGAGTATTATATAAAAAGAGGAGATAACTTATATGAGCTAGCTAATGAATTTAATACTAGTGTAGCTGTAGTTAAGAAGATAAATAATCTTGACTCAAATATAATTAGATTAGGTAAAAAAATTGAGTTACCAATTAATAATTTAACTCCTAAAGAAGTAATATATCGGACCATTAGTGATAGAGAGTTTGAGTTATTAGCTAGATTAATTCACGCTGAATCTAGAGGGGAACCATATATTGGACAAGTTGCTGTAGGTGCTGTATTATTAAATAGAGTTATTAGTCCATCTTTTCCGGATAATATTAGAGATGTTATTTATCAGCCAGGTCAATTTAGTCCAGTAGCTAATGGTCAAATAAATTTAGAACCTAATGCTACTTCATATCGGGCAGCTAGAGCTGCTTTAAGAGGTCAGGATCCTACTCGTGGTGCTTGTTATTTTTATAATCCAGATACCGCTAGATATTTATGGTGGTTTGAAACTAGAGAAATAGTAGTTGAAATTGGAAATCATGTTTTTGCAAAGTAA
- the infB gene encoding translation initiation factor IF-2, whose protein sequence is MGVRIHKLANELGLDSKELIEILQDLGEEVDSHMNTVSKETAEMVTDMVFEEEETTKDIIEVEDDITVKELAEKIDIAPNSLMAELINLGIMATINQELDFETVEEIAAEYGYQVKSIEVDSDDEEDVFGLVNNIEDDPNDLELRPPVITVMGHVDHGKTTLLDAIRKSNVTAGEAGGITQHIGAYQVEVNDEKITFLDTPGHEAFTEMRARGAQATDLAVLVVAADDGIMPQTVEAINHAQAADVPIIVAINKIDKPNAQPDRVKQELTQHGLVVEEWGGDTISVPVSALKQENLDELLEMILLTAEMQELKANPNRPANGVIVEAELDRGRGPVATMLVKNGTLNVGDPIVAGLAYGRVRAMIDDHGDRIEKAGPATPVEVLGLSDVPSAGDPMEVLEDDQQVRKIAEKRQDQRRVEKLERKAAVSLDDLFDQIQDGEIKELNILIKADVQGTVEAVRGSLVKLGTDEVQVNVVHGGVGAISETDVMLAAASNAIIIGFNVRPGNKARSVAEKEGVDVRTYRVIYEAISDVRDAMEGLLDPDYKEVVIGRAEVRDTFKVPKVGTIAGAYVTDGRINRNAQVRLLRDGKIIQDGKIGSLKRFEDDASEVAEGYECGIGIENYNDIKEGDILEVYEFEAVKRTL, encoded by the coding sequence ATGGGCGTTAGAATTCATAAATTAGCTAATGAATTAGGTTTAGATAGTAAAGAATTAATAGAGATATTACAAGACTTAGGTGAAGAAGTAGATAGTCACATGAATACGGTAAGTAAAGAAACAGCTGAAATGGTTACTGATATGGTATTTGAAGAAGAAGAAACAACAAAGGATATAATTGAAGTTGAAGATGATATTACAGTTAAGGAATTAGCTGAAAAGATTGATATAGCTCCTAATTCTTTAATGGCAGAGTTAATTAATTTAGGAATTATGGCTACGATTAATCAAGAGCTTGATTTTGAAACGGTAGAAGAGATAGCAGCCGAATATGGCTATCAAGTTAAAAGTATAGAAGTGGATAGTGACGATGAAGAAGATGTGTTTGGGTTAGTAAATAATATTGAAGATGATCCAAATGATTTAGAATTAAGACCTCCGGTTATTACAGTAATGGGGCATGTTGATCATGGTAAAACTACTTTATTAGATGCAATTAGAAAAAGTAATGTAACTGCTGGAGAAGCAGGAGGAATCACTCAACATATTGGTGCTTATCAGGTTGAAGTTAATGATGAAAAGATTACTTTTTTAGATACACCAGGCCATGAAGCATTTACTGAAATGCGGGCTAGAGGAGCTCAAGCAACTGATCTTGCTGTTTTAGTAGTAGCTGCTGATGATGGGATTATGCCTCAAACAGTAGAAGCTATTAATCATGCTCAAGCAGCTGATGTACCTATTATAGTAGCAATTAATAAAATAGATAAGCCCAATGCACAACCAGATAGAGTAAAACAAGAATTAACACAACATGGTTTAGTAGTTGAAGAATGGGGTGGAGACACAATCAGTGTGCCAGTTTCTGCTTTAAAGCAGGAGAACTTAGATGAATTATTAGAAATGATTTTATTAACTGCTGAAATGCAGGAATTAAAGGCTAATCCTAATCGACCTGCTAATGGAGTAATTGTTGAGGCTGAACTTGATAGAGGTCGTGGTCCAGTAGCTACTATGTTAGTTAAAAATGGTACATTAAATGTTGGAGATCCAATTGTAGCAGGTTTAGCTTATGGTAGAGTGAGAGCTATGATAGATGATCATGGGGATAGAATAGAAAAAGCAGGGCCAGCAACTCCAGTTGAGGTACTAGGTTTATCTGATGTGCCTAGTGCAGGAGATCCAATGGAAGTTTTAGAGGATGACCAACAAGTAAGAAAGATAGCAGAAAAACGTCAAGACCAAAGAAGAGTTGAAAAGTTAGAGAGAAAAGCAGCAGTAAGTTTAGATGACTTATTTGATCAAATTCAAGACGGAGAGATTAAAGAATTAAATATACTAATTAAAGCTGATGTACAAGGAACTGTAGAAGCAGTAAGAGGTTCATTAGTTAAATTGGGTACTGATGAAGTTCAAGTAAATGTTGTTCATGGTGGTGTTGGAGCTATCTCTGAAACTGATGTTATGTTAGCTGCAGCGTCTAATGCTATTATTATTGGGTTTAATGTTCGACCAGGCAATAAAGCTCGTAGTGTAGCAGAAAAAGAAGGGGTAGATGTTAGAACTTACCGTGTAATTTATGAGGCGATTTCAGATGTTAGAGATGCCATGGAAGGATTATTAGATCCAGATTATAAAGAGGTTGTAATAGGTCGAGCTGAAGTTAGAGATACATTTAAAGTTCCTAAAGTAGGAACTATAGCAGGGGCTTATGTAACTGATGGTAGAATAAATCGTAATGCTCAGGTAAGACTATTAAGAGATGGTAAGATAATTCAAGATGGTAAGATTGGTTCCTTAAAGCGATTTGAAGATGATGCTAGTGAAGTAGCAGAAGGATATGAGTGTGGAATTGGTATTGAAAATTATAATGATATTAAAGAAGGAGATATTTTAGAAGTTTATGAGTTTGAAGCGGTTAAAAGAACTTTATAA
- a CDS encoding bifunctional riboflavin kinase/FAD synthetase has product MDILSSQQGLDSEVVITLGTFDGVHLAHQKIIDYTVQRAQELNCASALFTFTSHPLSIVAPSKIPDKLTSLKQKKKIISSLGIETIIDQDFTLEFARLSYHDFIKKLNNYCTIKEIIVGQDFSCGYQGVGTPKKLAKLGEKKGFNVQVVPPIKIDNQEVGSTNIRKLIKSGNLVEVKQQLGRNFTLDAKVVKGDQRGREIGFPTANLEPVVSYALPPAGVYACQVKLSDKKYSGIVNIGLRPTFNKDELSIEVHLFDFNQNIYGVRLELELIEWIRSEKKYETSQELVAQIKKDVKQAKNILNYA; this is encoded by the coding sequence ATGGACATACTTTCTTCTCAGCAAGGTTTAGATTCAGAAGTGGTAATTACATTAGGAACTTTTGATGGAGTGCACTTGGCCCATCAAAAGATAATAGATTATACAGTACAGAGGGCGCAGGAATTAAATTGTGCTAGTGCTTTATTTACTTTTACTTCTCATCCTTTATCTATAGTGGCTCCTAGTAAGATTCCAGATAAATTAACAAGTTTAAAGCAAAAGAAGAAAATAATATCTAGTTTAGGTATAGAAACAATTATTGATCAAGATTTTACTTTAGAATTTGCTAGGCTTTCTTATCATGATTTTATTAAAAAATTAAATAATTATTGTACCATAAAAGAAATTATTGTGGGCCAAGATTTCAGTTGCGGTTACCAAGGAGTAGGAACTCCTAAAAAACTGGCTAAGCTAGGAGAAAAGAAGGGTTTTAATGTACAAGTAGTACCACCAATTAAAATAGATAATCAAGAAGTAGGTAGTACTAATATTAGGAAGTTAATTAAAAGTGGTAATCTAGTAGAGGTTAAGCAACAATTAGGCAGAAACTTTACTTTAGATGCTAAAGTAGTTAAAGGAGATCAACGGGGTAGAGAGATAGGATTTCCAACTGCTAATTTAGAACCTGTTGTTAGTTATGCCTTACCTCCTGCTGGAGTTTATGCTTGTCAAGTTAAGTTGTCTGATAAGAAATATTCAGGGATAGTTAATATAGGTTTAAGGCCTACATTTAATAAGGATGAACTATCTATTGAAGTACATCTTTTTGACTTTAATCAAAATATATATGGAGTAAGATTAGAGTTAGAACTTATAGAATGGATCAGAAGTGAAAAGAAATATGAAACTAGCCAAGAATTAGTAGCCCAAATAAAGAAAGATGTTAAGCAAGCAAAAAATATTTTAAATTACGCTTAA
- the rpsO gene encoding 30S ribosomal protein S15 produces MLSKEKRQEIIEEYGVHENDTGSAQVQVALLTARIDQLTDHLENNHQDHDSRRGLMKMVGKRKKFLTYLKNNKIEVYRELIGKLGLRG; encoded by the coding sequence ATGTTATCTAAAGAAAAAAGACAAGAAATTATTGAAGAGTACGGTGTACATGAAAATGATACTGGTTCTGCACAAGTCCAAGTTGCTTTATTAACAGCTCGAATTGACCAACTTACTGATCATTTAGAGAATAATCATCAAGATCATGATTCTAGACGTGGTTTAATGAAGATGGTTGGTAAAAGGAAGAAGTTTTTAACTTATTTAAAAAATAATAAGATTGAAGTTTATCGTGAGCTGATTGGTAAATTAGGACTAAGAGGTTAG